The following coding sequences are from one Thiohalorhabdus sp. Cl-TMA window:
- the cpdA gene encoding 3',5'-cyclic-AMP phosphodiesterase — protein MTKIVQITDTHLFAEAHGRLGEVDVDASLTAVLAAVRRDHGDAELVLASGDLAQEEVAASYTRLDEHLAALPAPVYCLPGNHEDKALLAEQCARGRLRCDRRILVPGWQLVLLDSARPPEPGGHLEAEELTFLEACLAEHPDRAALVVLHHPPVSVNSPWMDAMRVDNAPALLEVLDRHPAVRAVVFGHVHQQFETVRNGVRYLASPSTCLQFRPGAAVSSYDDRPPGFRWLRLGADGGLETAVERVAMG, from the coding sequence ATGACAAAGATCGTCCAGATCACGGATACGCACCTCTTCGCCGAGGCGCACGGCCGCCTCGGGGAGGTGGACGTGGACGCGTCGCTGACCGCCGTGCTTGCCGCCGTACGGCGCGACCACGGCGACGCCGAGCTGGTCCTGGCCAGCGGGGATCTGGCCCAAGAGGAGGTGGCGGCCAGCTACACGCGCCTGGACGAGCACCTGGCCGCCCTGCCCGCCCCGGTCTACTGCCTGCCGGGCAACCACGAGGACAAGGCGCTCCTCGCCGAGCAGTGCGCGCGGGGGCGGCTGCGGTGCGACCGCCGGATCCTGGTGCCGGGATGGCAGCTCGTGCTGCTGGATTCCGCACGGCCGCCGGAGCCGGGCGGACATCTCGAGGCGGAGGAGCTGACCTTCCTGGAGGCCTGCCTGGCGGAGCACCCGGACCGCGCTGCCCTGGTGGTGCTCCACCACCCGCCGGTCTCCGTGAACAGCCCCTGGATGGACGCCATGCGGGTGGACAACGCGCCAGCGCTGCTGGAGGTGCTCGACCGTCATCCGGCGGTGCGGGCGGTGGTCTTCGGCCATGTGCACCAGCAATTCGAGACCGTCCGCAACGGCGTGCGCTACCTGGCCAGCCCCTCCACCTGCCTGCAGTTCAGACCCGGAGCCGCGGTATCCAGCTACGACGACCGGCCGCCCGGCTTCCGCTGGCTCCGTCTGGGCGCGGACGGCGGTCTGGAAACCGCGGTGGAGCGCGTGGCCATGGGCTAG
- a CDS encoding MFS transporter: MEYLHFVRGHARFLAFGLVAVALSGFGQTYFISLFGGQIRAAYALSHGDFGLLYSAATLGSGVLLLWAGQQLDRLDLRVFAVLVVLGVASGSLLMAAAGSVAAVGGAMFLLRFAGQGLMTHMAFTTMGRYFEAGRGKAVSIAGMGLPLGEAVLPSAAVAVTAALGWRGTWSLAAVLLAGGALPLLLWLLRGHGTRRSALEERQAGRDGGGEPERAQWTRGQVLRDPRFYLILPAVLAAPFIVTALFFHQVHLAAAKGWTLAWLATSFVGFAATHVLGLLFFGPVVDRFGARRLLPVFLLPMAVGLGVLAGFDHFAAAPVYLTLTGLSMGATGTLLGALWPELYGVAHLGAIRAVVQSAMVLSTAASPAAVGVLIDAGVSMEAVALLLLAYIAGALLLALLGLRLGDSRAARARAGP, encoded by the coding sequence TTGGAATATCTGCACTTCGTCCGCGGCCATGCCCGCTTCCTCGCCTTCGGCCTGGTGGCCGTGGCCCTGTCCGGATTCGGACAGACCTACTTCATCTCCCTGTTCGGCGGACAGATCCGCGCGGCCTATGCCCTGAGCCACGGGGACTTCGGCCTGCTGTACTCGGCGGCTACGCTGGGAAGCGGGGTGCTCCTTCTGTGGGCGGGCCAGCAGCTGGATCGCCTGGATCTGCGAGTGTTCGCGGTGCTCGTGGTGCTGGGCGTCGCCTCGGGGAGCCTGCTCATGGCGGCGGCGGGCTCGGTGGCGGCCGTCGGCGGGGCCATGTTCCTGCTCCGGTTCGCCGGACAGGGGCTCATGACCCACATGGCCTTCACCACCATGGGCCGCTATTTCGAGGCGGGACGGGGCAAGGCGGTGAGCATTGCCGGCATGGGGCTGCCCCTGGGCGAGGCGGTACTGCCCTCCGCGGCGGTGGCCGTGACCGCCGCCCTGGGCTGGCGGGGCACCTGGAGCCTCGCGGCCGTCCTGCTGGCCGGCGGCGCCCTGCCCCTGCTCCTGTGGCTGCTGCGCGGCCACGGCACGCGCCGCAGTGCCCTGGAGGAACGGCAGGCGGGCCGGGACGGCGGCGGGGAGCCGGAGCGCGCCCAGTGGACCCGGGGGCAGGTGCTGCGCGATCCACGCTTCTATCTGATCCTGCCGGCGGTGCTGGCGGCGCCCTTCATCGTTACCGCGCTGTTCTTCCACCAGGTCCACCTGGCCGCGGCCAAGGGCTGGACCCTGGCCTGGCTGGCCACAAGCTTCGTGGGCTTCGCCGCCACCCACGTGCTCGGGCTGCTGTTCTTCGGGCCCGTGGTGGATCGTTTCGGTGCCCGTCGCCTGCTTCCTGTGTTCCTGCTGCCCATGGCCGTCGGGCTGGGGGTGCTGGCGGGCTTCGATCACTTCGCCGCGGCCCCCGTCTACCTGACCCTCACCGGGTTATCCATGGGCGCTACGGGCACCTTGCTTGGCGCCCTGTGGCCGGAGCTCTACGGCGTGGCCCATCTGGGCGCCATCCGGGCGGTGGTGCAGTCGGCCATGGTGCTGTCCACCGCCGCCTCGCCCGCCGCCGTGGGGGTGCTGATCGACGCGGGGGTCAGCATGGAGGCGGTGGCCCTGCTGCTGCTCGCCTATATCGCCGGCGCCCTGCTCCTGGCCCTGCTCGGACTGCGGCTGGGCGACAGCCGCGCGGCCCGGGCCCGGGCGGGCCCGTAG
- a CDS encoding isoaspartyl peptidase/L-asparaginase family protein: MYAIIVHGGAGSWPPERERELTFGVRTAAENGGKRLAEGSSALEAVISAVGVLEDDPLFNAGTGSTLNLTGEAEMDAGVMWGPTLAAGNVAALTRVRSPVRVARSIMEHTDHVLLAGPAALRLARSLGYPDYDPITSAARNRWNRLRARMDDAPEEFGRLPGLLRDHPDLGGDTVGAVALDSQGALACATSTGGIALKLPGRVGDAPLPGAGHFADAHCAVAATGHGELMMRHGTARAVTCRVAAGMPLEAALSEVLDELGRELGSEAGLIGIDGNGAPCVDHRSKHMPHAVVRSGVEGIHGALKVGGEDGA; this comes from the coding sequence ATGTACGCCATCATTGTCCACGGCGGGGCCGGAAGCTGGCCTCCGGAACGTGAGCGGGAGCTCACCTTCGGCGTCCGCACGGCGGCGGAGAACGGCGGCAAGCGGCTGGCGGAGGGCAGCTCCGCCCTGGAGGCGGTGATCTCCGCCGTCGGCGTCCTCGAGGACGACCCGCTTTTCAACGCCGGGACCGGATCCACACTGAACCTGACGGGTGAGGCAGAGATGGATGCCGGGGTCATGTGGGGCCCGACCCTCGCCGCGGGCAACGTCGCCGCGCTCACCCGGGTGCGCAGCCCGGTGCGGGTGGCCCGGTCGATCATGGAGCACACCGACCACGTCCTGCTCGCGGGCCCGGCGGCCCTGCGCCTCGCCCGGAGCCTGGGCTATCCCGACTACGATCCGATCACCTCCGCCGCCCGGAACCGCTGGAACCGGCTCCGCGCCCGCATGGACGACGCCCCGGAGGAGTTCGGCCGGCTCCCCGGACTGCTGCGGGACCACCCCGACCTGGGCGGTGACACCGTGGGCGCCGTGGCCCTGGACAGCCAGGGCGCCCTGGCATGCGCCACCTCCACGGGCGGCATCGCCCTCAAGCTCCCCGGGCGGGTGGGGGACGCTCCCCTGCCCGGGGCGGGCCATTTCGCCGATGCCCATTGCGCGGTGGCCGCCACCGGCCACGGTGAGCTGATGATGCGGCACGGCACGGCGCGCGCCGTCACCTGCCGGGTCGCTGCAGGCATGCCGCTGGAAGCCGCCCTCTCCGAGGTGCTGGACGAGCTGGGCCGGGAACTGGGCTCGGAGGCGGGGCTGATCGGCATCGACGGCAACGGGGCTCCCTGTGTCGACCACCGGTCCAAGCACATGCCCCACGCCGTGGTGCGCTCCGGGGTGGAGGGCATCCACGGCGCCCTGAAGGTCGGCGGCGAAGACGGGGCGTAG
- a CDS encoding BPSS1780 family membrane protein, whose protein sequence is MAINRVAASRGFGWYAEGWSAFREAMGSWVLAAVGYLLIMLVLNFLPLLGPIVGAMIGPGLLAGFLVMARAARGAEEVRAGMLFRGLSNGDTRGPLLVLGAVALAGTLLAGLILVYTSTGEIAPGGAGTGTPQTGGAMPAASASLGGIIGAVLVALLVTFALLFAIPLVTFQDMDPATAMRQSFMASIRNLAPVLLFLVLYLILGFIAMIPVGLGFLVLLPVGAAAAYQGYREIFPEPAPAD, encoded by the coding sequence ATGGCGATTAACCGCGTTGCAGCGAGCCGGGGATTCGGCTGGTACGCCGAAGGGTGGTCCGCCTTCCGGGAGGCGATGGGCTCCTGGGTGCTGGCCGCCGTGGGCTACCTGCTCATCATGCTGGTCCTGAACTTCCTCCCCCTGCTGGGCCCCATCGTCGGGGCCATGATCGGTCCCGGGCTGCTGGCGGGCTTCCTGGTCATGGCGCGGGCGGCCCGGGGCGCGGAGGAGGTGCGCGCGGGCATGCTGTTCCGAGGCCTGTCCAACGGGGACACCCGCGGGCCGCTCCTGGTTCTGGGCGCGGTGGCCCTGGCCGGGACCCTGCTGGCCGGCCTGATCCTGGTCTACACCAGCACCGGCGAGATCGCCCCGGGCGGCGCGGGCACCGGCACTCCGCAGACCGGGGGTGCCATGCCGGCGGCCTCCGCCTCGCTGGGCGGGATCATCGGCGCCGTCCTGGTGGCCCTGCTGGTGACTTTCGCGCTACTCTTCGCCATCCCCCTGGTAACCTTCCAGGATATGGACCCGGCAACGGCCATGCGCCAGAGCTTCATGGCCAGCATCCGGAATCTCGCCCCGGTGCTGCTGTTCCTGGTGCTCTATCTGATCCTGGGATTCATTGCCATGATTCCCGTTGGCCTCGGCTTCCTCGTGCTCCTGCCGGTGGGGGCGGCCGCTGCCTATCAGGGATACCGGGAGATCTTCCCCGAGCCCGCGCCGGCCGATTAG
- the nhaA gene encoding Na+/H+ antiporter NhaA codes for MNREGDFQAPLEPTFERIATPFEEFIHQQTTSGLLLIATTLLALVAANSVVAHFYQELLHTHIAISLGPWVLDHTLHHWINDGLMALFFFVVGLEIKREILVGELASLRQAALPIVAAIGGMVVPAALYVALNPSGPMAAGWAIPMATDIAFAVGVMVLLGSRIPKALFTFLVALAIVDDLGAVVVIALFYTENIVLGALGWAALWLAVLVAFNLFGIRRPLPYFLVGGLLWLAMLESGVHATLAGILTAWTIPARPKFDPRTFSKLVRELMDRFDRKTSPGYSLIHNPDQRALVQTLENGVHKVETPLQRLEHLFHLPVALLVIPIFAFANAGVPLHPEQLGTVLTQPVTLGIILGLVLGKTVGIAGSALLAARLGIGQLPTGTGPAHIIGVGLLGGIGFTMSIFIANLGFAGMEETIVLAKTGILAASLVAGLGGLLWLALVPGRPRPA; via the coding sequence ATGAATAGAGAGGGGGATTTCCAGGCCCCGCTCGAGCCCACCTTCGAGCGCATCGCCACCCCGTTCGAGGAGTTCATACACCAACAGACCACGAGCGGCCTGCTGCTCATCGCCACCACCCTGCTGGCGCTGGTGGCCGCCAACAGCGTGGTGGCCCATTTCTACCAGGAGCTGCTGCACACCCATATCGCCATCAGCCTGGGACCGTGGGTTCTGGACCACACCCTGCACCACTGGATCAACGATGGCCTCATGGCCCTGTTCTTCTTCGTGGTGGGGCTGGAGATCAAGCGCGAGATCCTGGTGGGCGAGCTCGCCTCCCTGCGCCAGGCCGCCCTGCCCATCGTGGCGGCCATCGGCGGCATGGTGGTGCCGGCGGCGCTGTACGTCGCCCTCAACCCCTCGGGACCCATGGCCGCGGGCTGGGCGATCCCCATGGCCACGGACATCGCCTTCGCCGTGGGGGTGATGGTCCTGCTGGGCTCCCGCATCCCCAAGGCGCTGTTCACCTTCCTGGTGGCCCTGGCCATCGTCGACGACCTGGGCGCGGTGGTGGTGATCGCCCTGTTCTACACCGAGAACATTGTCCTCGGCGCCCTGGGCTGGGCGGCGCTGTGGCTGGCCGTGCTGGTGGCCTTCAACCTGTTCGGCATCCGCCGGCCGCTGCCCTATTTCCTCGTGGGCGGGCTGCTGTGGCTGGCCATGCTGGAATCCGGCGTCCACGCCACCCTGGCGGGCATCCTCACCGCCTGGACCATTCCGGCGCGTCCCAAGTTCGACCCCCGCACCTTCAGCAAGCTGGTACGCGAGCTCATGGACCGCTTCGATCGCAAGACGAGCCCCGGTTACAGCCTGATCCACAACCCCGACCAGCGCGCCCTGGTCCAGACCCTGGAAAACGGCGTCCACAAGGTGGAAACCCCCCTGCAGCGCCTGGAGCACCTCTTCCACCTGCCCGTGGCACTGCTGGTGATTCCGATCTTCGCCTTCGCCAACGCCGGCGTCCCCCTCCATCCGGAGCAGTTGGGCACGGTACTCACCCAGCCGGTGACCCTGGGCATCATCCTGGGCCTGGTGCTGGGCAAGACCGTCGGCATCGCCGGCAGCGCCCTGCTGGCCGCCCGGCTGGGCATCGGTCAGCTGCCCACGGGCACCGGACCGGCCCACATCATCGGCGTGGGCCTGCTCGGCGGGATCGGCTTCACCATGTCCATCTTCATCGCCAATCTGGGCTTCGCGGGCATGGAGGAGACCATCGTCCTCGCCAAGACCGGCATCCTGGCCGCCTCCCTGGTGGCGGGCCTGGGCGGGCTGCTGTGGCTCGCCCTGGTGCCCGGACGCCCTCGACCGGCCTGA
- a CDS encoding putative bifunctional diguanylate cyclase/phosphodiesterase, whose translation MSTRLPIQLAGALVERLPDPVVTVDPAGRIQAINPAAGRCFGWQPEEAAGQPLELLLPVAPEILGLDGEESAPEPDLPLTLRAQSRTGRPFLITLTGLIRDGLTALLLSPPAAPADHAEGRHRLLGQALEQLGDMVWITDRRGRIEYVNPAFERVTGYTASEAVGQPNAEILGADYEDDAFYRRLSTALEAGRAFRDVFTNRTRWGELVYLDETITPVLEPDGSISRFVATARDITRRLALEERLQRMAFHDPLTGLANRDLLLNRADRAIIRARHDQQAVALVLVDLRQFRDINQSLGHAIGDEVLKAVGERLQEGLSESDTAARVGSDRYLLLLEGLHSSRWACRITQRLLGRLEEPLEVADQEFFLGAWCGVGVYPEDGDDAASVLSRAETALGRARSERVRGPVFFSPERDEQAQHRHALEVELHRALEQDQLHLCYQPQYRLSDGVLVGVETLLRWRHPRLGPVSPAEFIPLLEDTGLIHPVGDWVLRTACAQMARWRQEGLTGVDLAVNLSPEQFRHPRLLARIQQILEETGMAEERLELEVTESLLIENPPDVLRNLQVLRGMGITMALDDFGTGYSALSYLQDFPIDVLKLDRSLTDGLERNLARSPGLIRGVIELAQSLGMAVVAEGIESNAQLQFLQSLACERGQGFGLERPRPPEAIPALAGAAPPGGAF comes from the coding sequence ATGTCGACCCGACTACCGATCCAGCTGGCCGGCGCGCTGGTGGAGCGTCTTCCGGATCCGGTGGTGACCGTGGATCCCGCGGGCCGGATCCAGGCCATCAATCCCGCCGCGGGACGGTGCTTCGGCTGGCAGCCGGAGGAGGCGGCAGGCCAGCCCCTGGAGCTGCTGCTGCCGGTGGCCCCCGAGATCCTCGGGCTGGACGGCGAGGAATCGGCCCCGGAGCCGGACCTGCCCCTGACCCTGCGCGCCCAGAGCCGCACCGGCCGCCCCTTCCTGATCACCCTGACGGGGCTGATCCGGGACGGGCTGACCGCCCTGCTGCTGTCCCCGCCGGCCGCCCCCGCGGACCATGCCGAGGGCCGCCACCGGCTCCTCGGCCAGGCCCTGGAGCAGCTGGGCGATATGGTCTGGATCACCGACCGGCGGGGGCGCATCGAGTACGTGAACCCTGCCTTCGAGCGGGTTACCGGCTACACCGCCTCCGAGGCGGTGGGCCAGCCCAACGCGGAGATACTCGGAGCCGATTACGAGGACGACGCCTTCTACCGGCGGCTGAGCACTGCCCTGGAGGCCGGGCGCGCTTTCCGCGACGTCTTCACCAACCGCACCCGGTGGGGCGAGCTGGTCTACCTGGACGAGACCATCACCCCTGTTCTGGAGCCGGACGGCAGCATCAGCCGCTTCGTGGCCACCGCCCGCGACATCACCCGGCGGCTGGCGCTGGAGGAGCGCCTGCAGCGGATGGCCTTCCACGACCCGCTTACCGGGCTGGCCAACCGCGACCTGCTCCTCAACCGGGCCGACCGGGCCATCATTCGGGCCCGTCACGACCAACAGGCGGTGGCCCTGGTGCTCGTGGACCTGCGGCAGTTCCGCGACATCAACCAGAGCCTCGGCCACGCGATAGGCGACGAGGTGCTGAAGGCAGTGGGCGAGCGGCTCCAGGAGGGTCTGAGCGAGAGCGACACCGCCGCCCGGGTGGGCTCGGACCGTTACCTGCTGCTGCTCGAGGGACTGCACAGCAGCCGCTGGGCCTGCCGCATCACCCAGCGCCTGCTGGGTCGGCTCGAGGAGCCCCTGGAAGTGGCCGACCAGGAGTTCTTCCTGGGAGCCTGGTGCGGGGTGGGGGTCTATCCGGAGGACGGCGACGACGCCGCCTCGGTGCTCAGCCGGGCCGAGACCGCCCTGGGCCGGGCCCGCAGCGAGCGCGTCCGGGGGCCGGTATTCTTCTCACCGGAGCGGGACGAGCAGGCCCAACATCGCCATGCCCTGGAGGTGGAGCTCCACCGGGCCCTGGAGCAGGACCAGCTCCACCTGTGCTACCAGCCTCAGTACCGGCTGAGCGACGGCGTTCTGGTGGGCGTAGAGACCCTGCTGCGCTGGCGGCACCCCCGTCTGGGGCCGGTCTCTCCCGCGGAGTTCATCCCGCTGCTGGAGGACACCGGCCTGATCCATCCGGTCGGCGACTGGGTGCTGCGCACCGCCTGCGCGCAGATGGCCCGGTGGCGGCAGGAGGGCCTGACCGGGGTGGACCTGGCGGTGAACCTCTCCCCCGAGCAGTTCCGCCACCCCCGGCTTCTGGCCCGCATCCAGCAGATCCTGGAGGAGACCGGCATGGCCGAGGAGCGGCTGGAGCTGGAGGTCACCGAGAGCCTGCTGATCGAGAACCCGCCGGACGTGCTCCGCAACCTGCAGGTCCTGCGCGGCATGGGGATCACCATGGCCCTGGACGACTTCGGCACCGGCTACAGCGCCCTGAGCTATCTCCAGGACTTCCCCATCGACGTGCTCAAGCTGGACCGCTCGCTGACCGACGGCCTGGAACGCAACCTGGCACGCAGCCCGGGCCTGATCCGGGGGGTTATCGAGCTGGCCCAGAGCCTGGGCATGGCGGTGGTGGCGGAGGGGATCGAGTCCAACGCGCAGCTGCAGTTTCTGCAGTCGCTGGCCTGTGAGCGGGGGCAGGGCTTCGGCCTGGAGCGGCCCAGGCCACCGGAGGCCATCCCGGCACTGGCCGGGGCGGCGCCTCCGGGCGGGGCGTTCTGA